CATTGGGAATCAGTGTATTCGTGACTATACTTCTGGCTAACTACTGGAAATTCAATGAGACGGCGAAGTTGGCGGGATATTTATCCGCAATTGTTATATTGAGTCACAACCAGTCTCCCTGGCTCTACGCTTGGGGCAGGTTTCTAGAAACTCTGTTGGGGATTTTTGTTGCACTGTTGGTAAATAATTTGATCTTTCCTGCTTCTGCGGGAATAGAACTGAGGCGTTGTCTGTCACAAACCTTGGTGGCTTTAGAGGAGTTTTACGGATTGGTTGTGGACGGTGCATTAACAGGAAATTATCAGCGTTCCAAAGCCGATGAGATAAAAGCCAATATTATTAGTTCATTACAGAAAGGACGGCAGCTATGGAAAGAAGTTAGACAGGGACAAACACGCCAACCGCCAGAAAAGCAAGTCAATGAAGCTTGGGAGTTTTTAGTCCGAAGGATTTGGGAGCATATCCTGACAATGGAACATACTGTACTTGCCCGAGAGCACGATACATTTTGGCATATGCTCTCACCTCAACTGACCCAACTGGCACAGGAAACTAGAAGTGCCATGTTCGCCTTGGCACACGCTGTTAAGTCGCATCAATCTCATTTATGTTTATCAAATATGGAAGTTGCTCTCACCAATGCATCAGCGCAATTGAATCATTTACAAGCTATTCGATATACAGATTTTCCCATCAATGAGCTACTGCGCTTTTTCACATTCTTGTACACGATGGAAGAGGTGGGGAGAAAGCTGCAAAGAATGACAGACACATTAACTAATTCGTAATAGAATCAATACTTTACTTTTTAGATAATTTAAAGTTTGTATGAAAAAACTTTAAATTCTTTTAATGTAGTATTGACTTATTAACAACTTCTAGATTTGCTGAGGTTTTAAATTTTTTATGACAAATACTTAAATTTTCTTCATTGAGTATTGACTGGTTAATAAGTTACTACTTTCTTTCTTCCCTAATATTTAATTTCTCGAATACCAAATTAAATATTGTTAATTCAGCTATACAATTTGGTAGAAGTAAATTTTAATGATTAATTGATACACTTTGATAGAAAATCTTCAGTAATATGGAGTCCAAAGTGAAAAAGTGTAGTGTGAAAGAGTCTGGAATACTGCATAAAAACGTGCAAAAGTCAAATAGTGCGGAGTGCAAAATGCAACGTTAAAGGGTGCAATACTTAAAGACTACGGGGAGTACGAGGAATACGTAAAAATTCCATTCCGCAGTTTCTAATTTCAAATTAGCTTGTCCCTTTTTTTTGAGGCAGCTATATTTCAAATTAGCCAATTTTTAAGAAATAAAGTTCTGGCTGTTAGTGCAATAAGTCAGTTGTGGTAATCCTGAAGATAAAAATATTTAGATTATCAGGGTAATAATGTCTTTTCTAAGTGTCTGGTAACTTGTGTTGCGAGACAAATTCAAAGTTGCAATAAATTATAACAACTTTGATGCTTAATGCTGCCTATTGCTCCTATATGCAATAAGTTGAAATCTACTTAATTACTGTGTACCTACTTGTCCTTTTTCTCTAGCGGAAAATCTCACTACAATGCCCTGGCAAGTTTTATCGTATAACTGTCCAATTAATCCGGTTCATGCCGCTTTACTGAACACGGGTAAAGTCTTGTTTTTTGCAGGTTCGGGTAATGATCCGAACAATGTAGCAAATTCGGCTCTTGGTGCAGCTTTATGGGATGTAAGTAACGGTACCTTCTTACGTCCAAAGATCCCTCTGGATAATGCTGGCAATCCCATAGACGTTTTCTGTGCTGCTCAGTCGTTCCTATCCAACGGTAAGCTGCTGGTTGCCGGCGGTACCATACAGTATGACCCGTTTTTTGGAGAGACAGCTGCTTTTACGTTTGATCCCAGAACTCAGGCATGGACACGAGTCGCATCAATGAATAGAGGTCGCTGGTATCCTACCGTACTAACGTTGGGTAGCGGTAGAATCTTTGCTATCTCAGGTCTTGATGTAAATGGCAATCTCGACACAAACCCAGAAATTTTTAGCGGTAGTAGTTGGACGATTTTTTCACAACCCACTAGTAGTTTCGCGCTCTACGCGCACCTTTTTCTACTTAGTACTGGCAAAATTTTCTATTCCGGTGCTCAACTCGGAGGCAACAATGGTCTCTCACCAACTATTCTGACCCTACCTAGTAGGTTCAATCGACCTATTACAGAGCAGTCGGTGTTTGGGTTGCAACAGTCAGATTACGGCAACCAATCGGCCAGTGTGTTACTACCACCAGCTCAAGACCAAAAGGTGATGATTATTGGTGGCGGCAATGATAGTGGCATGGCAACTAATCGCGTTAATATTATCAATCTCAATCCTAGTAGCCCCACCTATACTGCAGCACCTTCTCTGCTCAACGCTAGAATGCACCACAATGCAGTATTGTTGCCTGATCGCACGGTGTTTGTGTGTAATGGCAGCAGAATGAACGAGGATATAGGACAATCAACGCTGCCAGCAGAGATTTACAATCCAGCAACAAATACTTGGACAGCGGTAGAGACACCAAATGTTAACGGTCGTGTCTATCATTCTGTGGCGCTGCTTCTGCCAGATGGCAGAGTTGTGACAGCTGGGGGAAACCCTGAGCGTGGTTCTTATGAATCGCGAATAGAAATTTATAGTCCAGCTTACATGTCACAAACACGACCTACTATTCAAAGCGCTCCTCAATTAGTGGGATACGGCGGAAGAATCACGATCCAGACACCCCAAGCTGCAAGCATCAAGTGGGTTCATTTAATTAGACCAATGGCAACAACTCATGGTCTAGACACCGAACAACGGCTAGTAGACTTACCAATTAACTCTAGAACTAACAGTTCTCTCAGCGTTACGGCAACAAGTAACCGTAACCTGGCACCACCTGGATACTACATGATGTTTATTACTAACAACAATAACGTACCATCAGTAGCACGTTGGATTCAGTTAATATAGTTGCCTCATGGCTCATAGCAAATGATAAACACGCAAGAGCCTAAGCCTGGAATTAACAATTAATAAGGGCGCAATCTACTATTTTTTCCTGACTCGATAACTCAGACGCAATAATTGTAAGCATCAAATATGAACCTGAAGTTAACACGCAGACAGTTTGGTCAGGCAGCGATCGCCACCACTGTAGTGGCTACCGTAGGAACGTTCGTAAACAAAACTTTGGCACAAACGCCGAGTTCAGACATCTTAGGTTTGGTTGCTGGTTCTACCATCACTGATGATTTAGCAACTCCTGAAATAGAGAGTACCGAAAATATAGAGCAAACTATTAGCAAAGTTATTGCTCTATCCACTAGCCAACCTCTTGTTGTCCGGTCTTTAAACCGTGGTCTGATACTGACAAGCCCACCTATTCTGGAGTTCGCTGACCAAATAACTGGTTTCGCTATTTTAAAAGATGGCACACAGGTAGTAGCCACTACTAGTACAACAGACAACAGAGCCGATCAATTGACTCGCCTCCTTGTTTTGGGTGCTTCTCCAAAAACTGTAACGATTTCAGCACTCAAAAAGCAAGAGACGATTATTGACTTGTTCACCCGTAAAAACGGCTCTCTGGGTGCTTTAGTCGGCAAAAGAAATGGTACATCCCCCATGAGTATAGTGAGTATTAACTCTCAAACAGGCCAAATTACAGATGAAGATAAACTATCTGGAAATGTGCGGGTTACTACTGTCGCTGAATGTCCAGATGGAAATCTTTATGGGATTAGTGTTGATCGCCAAGGCACAACAAGTTTGTTACAAATAAATAGCAAAAACCAAACAACCCCACTAACCTTTAACGCTCAACCTTGGAATAGTGGCTTCAGTGGCTTGGTTTGCTCTTCATCAAACGAATTGTTCGCCCTAGGTGCTCGAAGATATGAGTCACCTAAATATCTCCATACCATCAATAAAAGCACTGGAGTTATTACTAGGATAAAAGATTTTGATGTTGCCAGAATCGCAATTTAGCTTGGTTGAGTTAACTTAAGCATGTGATTCACCACTTATGATTAGTTGGGTAAGAGAGTATACGTCAGCGTATCTCTCTCCCCTAAAAACCACGTATGATTTTTTTTAATCACGTGGCTCAAGCCTTACTCGAAGCTGAAACTAACAAGCGTCCAAACGCTAGGTTTTTACACGTATATCTATTGAGGACAGATTTCTGTTAGTGTTGAAGGTTACTAACTTCATCAGTGCCACCATTTTTCTTGTTCATTCTTTTGTGACACTCGCCATTGCCCTGTCAACAGCTTGCAATGCTTCCTCAACTTCTTTTTCTGTCACAATCAACGGTGGCACAAACCGAATGACTTTAGGACCTGCGGGAACAAGCAATAAGCCCTCGTCGATTCCTGCTTTCACAACGTCTGCTGCTGTTAGGGCAATTTGTGCATTTAATACCATACCGTTGATCAAACCCCAGCCGCGTACTTCGCTAATGTGATTGGGGTATTTTGCTGCAATCGCCTGCAAACCAACTCGCAGCTGTTCACCCCGTTCTTCTACGTTTTGTAAAATATTTTCCTGCTCTAAAGTTTGACACACTGTCAGGGCAACTCCACAGACAAAAGGATTTCCGCCAAAGGTACTCGCATGTTCTCCTGGTTGAAAAACATCACAGAATGATTTGGACATCATTGCCCCGATGG
This portion of the Brasilonema sennae CENA114 genome encodes:
- a CDS encoding FUSC family protein, whose amino-acid sequence is MVKPHKTFPPPDNQSTSQHKSPRQIITALNNWACSPDGILAKMALKMAIASVISLVVAQCLRWEYPFYAVIAAIIVMSSTHGSTLTLGIQRLIGTAIGAIGGAIFAITLGSNPWSLGISVFVTILLANYWKFNETAKLAGYLSAIVILSHNQSPWLYAWGRFLETLLGIFVALLVNNLIFPASAGIELRRCLSQTLVALEEFYGLVVDGALTGNYQRSKADEIKANIISSLQKGRQLWKEVRQGQTRQPPEKQVNEAWEFLVRRIWEHILTMEHTVLAREHDTFWHMLSPQLTQLAQETRSAMFALAHAVKSHQSHLCLSNMEVALTNASAQLNHLQAIRYTDFPINELLRFFTFLYTMEEVGRKLQRMTDTLTNS
- a CDS encoding glyoxal oxidase translates to MPWQVLSYNCPINPVHAALLNTGKVLFFAGSGNDPNNVANSALGAALWDVSNGTFLRPKIPLDNAGNPIDVFCAAQSFLSNGKLLVAGGTIQYDPFFGETAAFTFDPRTQAWTRVASMNRGRWYPTVLTLGSGRIFAISGLDVNGNLDTNPEIFSGSSWTIFSQPTSSFALYAHLFLLSTGKIFYSGAQLGGNNGLSPTILTLPSRFNRPITEQSVFGLQQSDYGNQSASVLLPPAQDQKVMIIGGGNDSGMATNRVNIINLNPSSPTYTAAPSLLNARMHHNAVLLPDRTVFVCNGSRMNEDIGQSTLPAEIYNPATNTWTAVETPNVNGRVYHSVALLLPDGRVVTAGGNPERGSYESRIEIYSPAYMSQTRPTIQSAPQLVGYGGRITIQTPQAASIKWVHLIRPMATTHGLDTEQRLVDLPINSRTNSSLSVTATSNRNLAPPGYYMMFITNNNNVPSVARWIQLI